Proteins encoded together in one Dasypus novemcinctus isolate mDasNov1 chromosome 9, mDasNov1.1.hap2, whole genome shotgun sequence window:
- the LOC139439649 gene encoding endogenous retrovirus group S71 member 1 Env polyprotein-like — MLFPLPSHPHPLLYFFFIVFIFFNNLFSCLSRSHSPDRLEPSSTPSPRCRLAASDWHLHLPCCPPPMTTMRPQVHSSEPATPTPSPMGTTPALSHRERRRQRFFARRLSRLSLEDDDPIEREVLQLLRQARSVHTPASCSPTLPYLIHLLILMLSLASSAQSSSSHQPFNWTLQTFPEKRILAYNVTSVAPSFLTHVCPLAGISFRPECQISNIRKAKVGHHSSSSCRGRNTACLLSRNNRLLGPQFNPVSGFYICPASARGCHDPSHFYCPSWGCVTMAHGWSGAPNRDPYLSLQVANNSRWDFIWLTVKNPNDDTWLAARPYGLRLYMSNYDRGALFEIQKRVVSAPPSAIGPNHILNPPPSPTVHLLPSSSTPPKISSTSAAVVPSTSPTSPPRFMYTTTSSHPL, encoded by the coding sequence atgctcttcccactcccctcgcaccctcacccacttttatacttcttttttatagtcttcattttttttaacaatcttttcagctgtctgtctcgcagccacagccccgACAGATTGGAACCTTCGTCAACGCCTTCTCCTCGCTGTCGCCTGGCTGCTTCTGATtggcatcttcacctcccttgttGTCCTCCTCCCATGACtactatgcgcccccaagtacattcatctgagcctgctactccaacaccgtcgcccatggggaccacaccagctctctctcaccgcgaacgacgtcgacaacgcttctttgcccgccgcctaagccgtctttctcttgaagatgatgaccccatcgagcgcgaagttctccagctcctccgacaggcccgctctgttcacacccccgcctcctgttcccctacccttccctacctcatccatctcctcattctcatgttgtctctagcctcctctgcccaaagctcctcctcccatcagccattcaactggaccttgcagacattcccggaaaaacgcattctcgcttataatgttactagtgtcgctccctcctttctcacacacgtctgccctcttgctggaatttccttccgtcccgaatgccaaataagcaacatcagaaaagcgaaagtaggccaccactcctcctcatcctgtcgaggcaggaatacagcatgcctgctttctcgaaacaaccgtctccttggccctcaattcaaccctgtgtctggtttttacatctgtcctgctagtgctcgaggttgtcatgacccatcacacttctactgcccctcttggggatgtgtgaccatggcccatggatggtccggcgcccccaacagagacccgtatctctctctccaagtagccaacaattcccgttgggacttcatttggctgacagtaaaaaacccaaacgacgatacatggctggccgctcgcccctatggactccggttgtatatgagcaactatgatcgtggcgctttgtttgaaatccaaaagcgtgttgtctccgccccaccctctgctattggtcccaaccacatccttaaccctcctccctcacccactgttcaccttcttccgtcctcatctaccccccccaaaatctcttccacctcggccgccgtcgtcccttctacaagccccacttcccccccccgcTTCatgtatacaaccacatcctctcatcccctctag